The window aatgagaAGGGTGACGGAGGTGTTATGTTAGGGGAGTTGGTGCACTCCGGGGAGCGTCACGATTTTAGCTATTGTCGGCGTTTTAAGGTTAAAGAGGTAAGATAGGCTATCCGCAAGATGTGAAGGGGCAGGGCGATGGGGCCCGATGAGATCCCGATGGATTTTTAGAAGTTTTCTGGTGGGGCAGGGTTAAGGTGGCTGACCAACTTGTtcaacaacattttcaagtccgCAAAGATACCCAAGGCGTGGAGATGGAAcacgatgattcctttatataagagcaagagtgacattcagagttgcaacaactaccggggtattaagttattgagtcacacgaCGAAGATTTGGGAGAGGCAGATGGAGCGGAGGCTGAGGAAGATTGTGTCTTTTTTTGAGAATCAATTTGggtttatgcctggtcgctccacCACTAAGGCAATTCACCCAGTGAGGAGACTgatagagcagtatagagagagaaagagggatctgcacatggtgtttattgacttgaaaaaggcatatgacaaggtccccagggaggttctttggagatgcttaaaGGCGGGGGGTCCCTGTGGCGTACATTCGAGCggttaaggacatgtatgagggagcgaagaCTAGGGTAAGAACGGTGGGAGGAGATTTCGAGCATTTTCTAATCTTGACAGGGTTACACCAAGGATcaactcttagcccttttttatttgctttggtgatggatgtgttgacgcggagtatacAAAACgaggtgccttagtgtatgctttttgcggatgatgtagttttgattgatgagtcccGACAAGATGTTActgataagctggaggtttggagacaaaccctgaagtctaaaggttttcggttgagtaggaccaagacagagtacttggagtaCAAGTTTAGTGAATTGAGGCAAGAGGACGAGGTTGGAGTGAAGTTGGATGCCCAGacggtttgtaagagggataacTTTATGTATCTTGGGTCGACTATTCAGGGGAATGGGGAGAtaaatgaggatgtctctcaccgtattggggtaGGTTGGATAGAATAGAGGCTTGCATAGGaaattttatgtgataagaaggtgcccccaaacTGAAGgaaaaattctatagagttgcagtcaggcaggctatgttatatggagctgagtgttggccggttaagaactCTTATATCAAAAAATTGACCGTTGCTGAAataagaatgttgcgttggatgtgtggttttACTAgggctgacaggatcaggaatgaaattattcgggagaaTGTGAGAGTGGTATCGGTGGATGATAAAATgcaggaagtgaggttgagatggtttggtcatgtgatgaggaggggcgcggatgtcccggttcgtaggtgtgagaggttgactttggatggtttcaagcggggtagggctAGATctaagaaatattggagggaagtgattagacgtgacatggagcagttacagttgatggaggacatgaccctggataggaaggtatggaggaaaaacattaggatagagggttaagATGGGTGGATAAGTCATAGTCAGTAGGTAGGAGGGCTTAGGTGTCTTTTGTTGGAAGCATTGCATATTTTTGTGGATGACGCATCTATGTTTTTATCGTGTTCCATACTTTTGATGTTCTCATATACtgttctttgtcttgagccgggggtgtatcggaaatagcctctctactttgttagaggtagtggtatggtctgcgtacactctaccctccccagacctcacgaTGGGGAAAtttactgggtttgttgttgttgttattgtaataaGTGTGTCAAATCAAAATGTGACAAATAAAATCGAACGAAGGGAGTGGTTTATAGTGTGAATAGATCTTTATACTAttatggccaaaaaaatttatcACGAATTTATTACTTTTTACTTCTTGTACAACCGTTCTTTTTGTTTTGGTTGCATTGTACAgcctttttttttggggggggggggtcattGTACAACCGTTATTTTAATaggacactttttttttttggtctcaTTGTACAATcgttttttttttggtgaatcATTGTACAACCGTTATTTTAATAGGAAAGCGGAAAAAAAGATGACTTttactatttaatattttttgaattattatattttataataatttaatttaaattagaattaaaatGGTAATCCAACTTTGCATTTTGAAGCTTTCtacttttaatataaaatatgataattgtaaagaaaaTTTTGTTCTAAACACAATAAATGATATATCCAGTTTTTAATAAAATACATCAAATACTTGACAAAAATTAATTCCAGCACTATAATTTCTGCATTATTAATTCCAGCCCTGCTAGTTTCTGCATTATTTGTATTGGTATCAAAGGACCCCTTAATGGaagaaaaatttatttacttGATTGAAGTTTTGAACAATAAATAGagtaaattaatatttataaaaattaaatatataattttgtaattaattaatatatttttaaaattattttattgttattttatttgatataatattaaaattcttGTCCTCATCCAGCATTGTTGAGTGATCCTTAAGATCGAGTCAATTAAATAACTTTTACGTTTGACATAATGTTAGTTAGCAATTGATATAGATTGTCACGATTCAAATTATTGGATCACGAGGACACATATTCTAGTCCACTAGATAGGAGAACCCCTTACAGTTCCTTAAAAATATCAAGCGAAAGTCTTTAATTAAATAACGAAACCAACTTTATTATagaaaaaccctttcaaaactgTAAGAAATTACAACTACCCTAGGATCTAGTCTAAATAGGTACAAAAGTTGCTAAAAAAATAAATCGGGCACAACTTTCAGTATGAATGAGACAAGTGGGATCTGCTGATGGAGCACCACCACCACAGTCAAGAAACCAACACTGATTCTTACAAAAGACTTTGCCCCCAAAAAGGTATAGTGAGAGTAGCATCAATACAAACCACATGTACTGATGAGCCTCACTGGTTGACCCGAATTGGCTTACACAAATATAACctaaatattcaaataaaaacatgcatgcttttaGACTCATTACCAGATTCCATATTCCACCTCGTTATTTACTTTCGGTTATGAATTCCCGAACCCCATTCTTTCTCTTGCGACTCTACCATCCTAGACCACTAAGTCTGAATTTACACCGAGAGTAACATAACTTATAAAAAGACAACCACAACAAGGAAATAGCTTTAAACCTAAGTCAAGAACCTAATAAGTCACCTAACATATAGGGAGGAGGTCCATTCAGGCATGTGACCTGTCCATCCAAGCCCCCGAACGTTTGATCGGATTTACCCATAACTTACACTCGTCCTTCTCCTCATTCCACTGACATAGAATTTCATAATCCACTTTAACCTTATTGTCCATTTTCTCACTCGAGTTAATATTACAAGTCAGGCCACAATAAGAATTGCTAGCCAAATCGTAAGCAGTCAACACTTAACTGAACTATGGTATCACAAGTTAATATCTGCTCAACCAACACACACTTAGCACAACAAGTATCAAATAAGCAGTTAGGATTACAATCAACGAGTTAACATATTATCACCAAGTCAAGTTTAATCAAGCTAAGACAAAACAAGTCAAGAGACGACAAGTCAAGTCAATCATGACCAAATCAACAATCTTGACTCTAACAATATTCAAGTCAACAAATTGTGACTCTGATAATAAGAATTCCAATTATATCAAGTTTATAAATATGATTCCCTGGTTCACTCATAGAACCTTCAAGCTCACTGATCCTTTACATACACGTTATGGGTGATGCATTCACCCTCTAGACATGTCATGTAGGGGATAAATTTCATCCATGCACTAAAATTTCAGAAACAACTGTCTGCCAAACTTGTTTTGCCAATAATTCCCGAGAACGTTTTAAGTaccaaaatatttcatattaaacaATAAGGTAAGGCAAGATCATACAATAACATAAGATCATTTGCACTTATCACACCAAACAACATGCATTAATAAGCCACATTACAAGATAGTTATTATACGCATATAACATAAATTGAATTAAACTTCAATGTCATCACCTACATTGCCGAGCTTTAATCATGTCACCTACCGCAACGCTCTATTTTGAATGACAAAAGGGTTACCACCCTAGATTATCCAGAACCGAACGcagtctgaaagaagttaagccataacccatctcaaaatgataaaatttttaatattttatcctCATTGTCCTGACTACGAATCACCTGTCGAGTTGTGGGAATTCTTAACGAGTCATTGGACCAAACCGTAACTAAATCAGAAAATGTGTGGCTGAGTTCTGCTCTGGGTACGGGTGgttcactatgagtcataaggacttgttacgagtcatTAAGTGtaaatcgtagggtgtccagtgtatatCCCAAATGGTTGTTGGGTTGACTACGACTGAGGCCTATTAGTCGTAGAGTCCCATTACGAGTCATATAGGTTGAGTCGTAGGAGCAACGGATTGTGAGTGCCTTGGAGATTTTCTTGGCTACGACTTGGGATGACGAGTCATTATgagtctatacgagtcgtatagagACTCGTAATCATTGACGAcaaaattttgttttaaattaagaGCACTTTGGACAATTTTCTTCTCACCCAATTAAAACCTCAAGTTCATAATGCACTTAAgaagggttatttctcattcataacgtactcaaacacttccaaaactctcttaaattctctcaagcaaccaTACTTAGGGGTTCCAAGAAGCAGCTCATCTAatggctcaagggttgaattctttctgtgaaacttggtatttcaggcatattactcttccttaattgctaatttgttaaaaatatatatttataaagtgTTGTTCGTAtggtattgatattggttttgaaatatgagttGAGAGTTTTGAACAATTGTTGTTTATGTAATGTTTCATATTTACCCCTACATGGGTTAGTTTAATAGGTAACAATTATCCAAGCAAAGTGTAACATTGGGTAATGAGGTCCGTATAGAATAACTGACATTAATTAGTCTCCTTATTATCCACACGTTACAATTGTTACTTTGCAAAAATCGTAAACATTAACGGAAATAAATAAAAGTCAAAGAATCCCAAAATACAGCCATTAGTTATCCTCAATCTGGATCACAACAAtccatattttttagatttatcaAATCCGTTAAAATtgatctcatatatatatatatatatatatatatatatatataatatttttcacttttttaaaaaattcaaatttgacaTTTATTTGAAAACAAACAAGGATGCTAAAATAAATTCGAAAATGTTGGCCAAAGCAGCAAAAGTTTTCAGGCGGGAGAAGGACCATTTAACCATAAATAAACAAAGCATTCGAATTCATAATCTCCTCCGTTTCCTATTGGTCCATTTAAAATGACGCGGATCAATGGCCAGTCAGTTTCCACCGTTGATTAAATCTCAATCTAACGGCCATAAGCAACGATCCTCAAACCAAAATGACAACCCAAATAGCTCTATAAAATCCATTAGCAGATTCCGACCCATTCCATCATCTCTCGCTCCGATAAACAATCAACCAATTAAGTATCTCTCTCTAAGAATTTCTCTCGTCGGAAATGGAGTCAACGGGAAAATCGAAGAAGGGTGCCGCCGGAAGAAGCCGTGGTGGCCCAAAGAAGAAGCCTGTTTCCCGTTCTGTCAAGGCTGGTCTGCAGTTTCCCGTCGGTAGAATTGGTCGCTTCTTGAAAAAAGGCCGATACGCTCATCGTGTTGGTTCTGGTGCTCCCGTTTACTTGGCCGCCGTTCTTGAATACTTGGCTGCTGAAGTAAATTTCACCTCCCTTATTCTTCATTTTTTGCTTCATTATTCTTGTTAATTTCGTTCAATTTagatctagggtttcaattttgTGTTGAAATGCTTCTATTTGGTAAAATCCGCATTGGGGTTCTTTCAATTTTTTCGATCCTTTTTGGCAAATTTTTGTGCTGAAATGCTTTTATACGGTGAAATTTCCATTGGagttcttttttaaattttttgaattagaTCGTCTgtacttatttttgttgttaaaatgttTCTATATGGTGAAATTTGTTATGggtttctttcattttttttccccGATTTTTTGATGCGTTAGTCTGATTTCCCTGTTCTATGTGGCAAAATTTATATTGGGTTTCTTTCAAATGCTTCAGTTTTTTTGgtgggtttttatttttgagttgaaatgCTTGTATATGGTGAAATTTGTATCGGGTTTCTTACAAATTGTGAATTGGTTTGATTAATATAGGTGTTGGAATTGGCTGGAAATGCTGCTCGTGACAACAAGAAGACTAGAATTATTCCAAGGCATTTGCTGTTGGCAGTGAGGAATGATGAAGAGTTGGGGAAACTTCTTGCTGGTGTGACGATTGCACATGGCGGTGTTCTTCCAAACATCAACCCAGTTTTGTTGCCAAAGAAGACTGGAACTGCTGAAAAGGCGCCTAAATCTCCTTCCAAAGTTCCCAAGTCTCCTAAGAAGGCCTAGATTGATGACTGGTTTGGGTttttggggaggggggggggggtgtttaAATCTTTTTGTGTAtgtaattttgttgttttagaaGAATCCATTGATTGTGTCCTTCATGGATAGTAAAATGGGATTAGCTGGGAAGTATTGTTAGATCTTGTGTTAGGTTTTTCTCTATTATCAATGAAATGAAACCCCTTGTTTCGAGTTTatgattttctttcttcatttcttgGTATTCTGTACGGTTTGTGTAACAAATCAATGAAATGGTTGCTTTTAGCTTTATCTGGATGTTGTTAACTGTTGAAAGAATCATAGCATCATCAATAAAGTGTAATGATTGAAAAAATTGGTTCTCTCTACAATTGAAAGGCCGTGATATATGCCTTCAAAGATTCGTGAATCATCATGGTGGTTGATTAGTTGACTCTTTAGATGTCAGACCTTAGCCATTGGTGTCTTATGATAAGCATTGATTGGTGAAGCCCGTCTGCATTTCAATTTGTAATGTATGAGTCATTTTTCATAGAGGATATGTAGTTTGGACAAAAATTCTAGTTGGTAAGATTGTACTATATATAGTCCCTGGTACACGAAGATCTTTAAGGTACTTGAAGCAAATTGTTGGGATTTTAGCCAGGTTGGTAGAAAGATCTGATTTTGAGAATCTGTTTCGGTTAGGACTTATACCTTTGAAAGACAAAGCATTTACAGTATTTCTCACCAGCAATGTTGCAATTGATGGTTTTTTCTCCTACTCAGAACTCGGAAGAAAAGCAACTGAGTTGGGAATTGAAAGAAAATGGTCCATGTTGCAACTACTAATGACTCCTATTTTGGATCTACATAAGGATGGCAGGTCACTAAATATATTCCTTTCTTGTTAAATCTTGCTATAAATCAATGACATGGTGCAACAGTAGCTTTTGTCGTTGGAGAAGAATTGGTAAATTAAATACCCTTAAGCCAAAGGTATCGTGTTTTTCTTGGCTAGTGGTTTATCAATGTCTAATCTCTGGAGAAAAGGATAGCAACTTTGTAAGAGATGTGCCCATTGCGAAGTGATTACTTGTTTTTGCACAGTAAAGTCATCAACCAGATTTGGAGCATGGTTCGTGCAATCTTTTGCATGACCTGGACGATGCTCGATACAATCGGATTTCTTGCATTGTTTGAAAAAGAGAAAGCACTCAAGATAGGGAAACAAAGGAATTTTTGAAGTCAAGGAAGTGCATAATCACCGGAAAGAATACCGTTGCATTGAAGGTGTATAAATTTCTACTCTTAGTTACATTAACGTCAAGAAATTCCTCTAAACATGTAATAAGGTATATTCTCTTCAAAGCATTTGCTCCTAACGGGCGATGAAAGAATCAGAGAACTAGAGTTGGGTTAGCTTGGGAGCTTCCTGAATTGTAATAACCACCACAGCTAAGGACCAAAGGTGCAATAAGGAACACATCTAGTTACATTATTTATAACTTGCAGAGACGAATGTATGGTAAGTTAACTCAATATATTGCTTTTGGGTTTGGCTCtatgtatttaatatttatatatacaaaaggaatttaaaatgtgtcaaagaaaatctattaaatatgcacaaatataaatttcaaattcaaatgagaAGTGGCATCTCGAAACCACTGGAACTCGCAAATTTCACTCTTTAATCGAGACTGGTCACTACAACCATTCTTGCATCATTTTGTTTCCATCACTTCTGCTCGACAGTCAGAAGCTTAAACTCAAGAGAAATACGCGGGAAAAATAATTGATTGGAATTAGAGTGAAGTTATACGTGTCAATGATAAAATGTAACTCCACTCTGGGTAAAGTTTACTAAAGAAATGGACTATTCCTATGTTTGCTTTCTAGTTTTGTTACTTTTGTGGGTGAATTCGAGCTAATTTatcaaaatcattttattttgatagaatAAATGCTTTTTATCAAAAGATAACTTTCACATAAGTAGTTTGAGAGAGTAATAATTTGTATTGACGTAATTGTTTACCTCTAAATTCGTGATTTAGAGTAATGATTGGATTTGTTTTAAGTGGTTCAAGGACATGCATATTTTAATGACCATGTAGCAAGGTTCTTAACCCTAAAttgaaaattacacaaatacaccacttatgttttcaatattataaaaaatcccaactctctaaacatattacaaaaatcccaacatatacacaaaatattatgtatatgtcggctatacCTGTCAGGTGGGCCGGGCCGGATCAACCCTGAATCGGCCCGTGAAAGTTAGCAGGGTTGTGGGCCGGTTCGGATCCGGGCCTGGTTAAGCGGACCGATCTGATTCCGGACCTAAcagtaaaaattttcaaaacaaccCTAactcggcccacttaacccaatccggtccaacccacctaaacccggttaaaaattcgatcaaaatcgatcaaaaataattttttttctctaatatacactatatatacccacctatatacattttaaatagaGATAATACCCccgaaaatacctgaactttgaccggattttcagttgagcatactgaactttgcgagggtcctattacccccctagattttttttttttgtattttaatggcatatatctgccaaCTTTTACATGTGCGTGTAATTACCGACTTTGGGCGCGTGATagtgataaaaaattattataaactttaatttttGATCAGAAATCCccttaatttattttctattttttcattaaattccTTACCTCCTTTCTTCTACTCTTCTCCCATTTTCATCTCCATTGTTGAAGGTTTCATCTCCATTGTTAAAGGTAAGATTTTTTTTGCTTTCTCAACAATTCCAGCCATAAttctccaaaattaaaaaaaattaaggcaatGGTCAGTTCAATTTTTGACAAGCTATGATAAAGTGGAGGATattaagaatgaaaattaaaattgattatgGTGTCGAATAATCCAATGTTGAAGGTAAGAATTTTCTAGTTTTCTCAACAATTCCAGCCACAATTttcagaaattaaaaaaaattaaggcaatGGTGAGTGCAATTTTTGACGAACTATGATAAAGTGGAGGACATTAAGAATGGAGATTAAAATTGATTATGGTGTcgaataagaataaaaaatgtgtaatgattttgagttttgggtattgtattgtGATTTTAGAGTGAAATGGCTTGTGGGTGtggtttattttttgttaaattgaTCTGGGTTGCaatcttttttaagaaaattttttgaatggGTCATCTTCAACACAAcctcatttttcaatttttcattttcttcttatgATAAATCACTATGGAACCTGAAAGAGCCATTGCCattgaaaatgaagaagaaaatcaaTGCGGAGGAGAACTGCCCACCAaacgtttgatgaaatgtcaaGCTCAGATTTGACTTACAAAAGTGTGGAACAAAATGGGAAATGGTTGCTAACTTGctgttgaagaagaaaatggagaatGGGACAACCAAATTTCAAACATTAAGAATCAAgatttttggtgaaaaaatgataaaaatagagaagaaaataaataaaaattaattttaaataaaaatacacatgTCAATATCAGTTTGGCGCGTGTATTACACTTTCTACTCCAAAACTAGATATAGAGTTTTGGGAGGGAGGGGGGTAATAATTCCATTTTAAAAAGtctaggggggtaataggacccccgcaaagttcaatatgctcaactgaaaatctagtcaaagttcaggtattttcatAGATATTATCCCttttaaatacgttaaaaaatttatatacacTCTATTTagagtatatactacattagaattttaaaaaaatatatacacatatacacaattacacatgtaatcgtgtatacgactatacgttagttaaatatatatattactctaaataaaatatattctacaagatatatactacaatataatgatatatataacaatttataaaatatatacacatgtagacgttaaatatatacgtctatagaagatatatacacatatatacgtaccattcaaagcatacgtactactttaaataaaatatacaacaatatatatacacacacacactatatatagttatacactaatttataaaacatatacatatgtatatgttaaatatatacgtttatagaagatatgtacacatatatacgtaccattcaatatatatgtactactttaaataaaatatactacaatatatatatatatatatatatatatatacacacacacacacacacacactacaatatatacacacacactatatatatagttatacactaatttataaaacatatacacatgtttacgtaccattcaatatatacgtacacatataaaatatatgtatttctttaaataaaacatatgctacttaatataataaattaataatactttatagtaaattagtaatatattaaaactaagtatttaatttaaactaaaaatttNNNNNNNNNNNNNNNNNNNNNNNNNNNNNNNNNNNNNNNNNNNNNNNNNNNNNNNNNNNNNNNNNNNNNNNNNNNNNNNNNNNNNNNNNNNNNNNNNNNNNNNNNNNNNNNNNNNNNNNNNNNNNNNNNNNNNNNNNNNNNNNNNNNNNNNNNNNNNNNNNNNNNNNNNNNNNNNNNNNNNNNNNNNNNNNNNNNNNNNNNNNNNNNNNNNNNNNNNNNNNNNNNNNNNNNNNNNNNNNNNNNNNNNNNNNNNNNNNNNNNNNNNNNNNNNNNNNNNNNNNNNNNNNNNNNNNNNNNNNNNNNNNNNNNNNNNNNNNNNNNNNNNNNNNNNNNNNNNNNNNNNNNNNNNNNNNNNNNNNNNNNNNNNNNNNNNNNNNNNNNNNNNNNNNNNNNNNNNNNNNNNNNNNNNNNNNNNNNNNNNNNNNNNNNNNNNNNNNNNNNNNNNNNNNNNNNNNNNNNNNNNNNNNNNNNNNNNNNNNNNNNNNNNNNNNNNNNNNNNNNNNNNNNNNNNNNNNNNNNNNNNNNNNNNNNNNNNNNNNNNNNNNNNNNNNNNNNNNNNNNNNNNNNNNNNNNNNNNNNNNNNNNNNNNNNNNNNNNNNNNNNNNNNNNNNNNNNNNNNNNNNNNNNNNNNNNNNNNNNNNNNNNNNNNNNNNNNNNNNNNNNNNNNNNNNNNNNNNNNNNNNNNNNNNNNNNNNNNNNNNNNNNNNNNNNNNNNNNNNNNNNNNNNNNNNNNNNNNNNNNNNNNNNNNNNNNNNNNNNNNNNNNNNNNNNNNNNNNNNNNNNNNNNNNNNNNNNNNNNNNNNNNNNNNNNNNNNNNNNNNNNNNNNNNNNNNNNNNNNNNNNNNNNNNNNNNNNNNNNNNNNNNNNNNNNNNNNNNNNNNNNNNNNNNNNNNNNNNNNNNNNNNNNNNNNNNNNNNNNNNNNNNNNNNNNNNNNNNNNNNNNNNNNNNNNNNNNNNNNNNNNNNNNNNNNNNNNNNNNNNNNNNNNNNNNNNNNNNNNNNNNNNNNNNNNNNNNNNNNNNNNNNNNNNNNNNNNNNNNNNNNNNNNNNNNNNNNNNNNNNNNNNNNNNNNNNNNNNNNNNNNNNNNNNNNNNNNNNNNNNNNNNNNNNNNNNNNNNNNNNNNNNNNNNNNNNNNNNNNNNNNNNNNNNNNNNNNNNNNNNNNNNNNNNNNNNNNNNNNNNNNNNNNNNNNNNNNNNNNNNNNNNNNNNNNNNNNNNNNNNNNNNNNNNNNNNNNNNNNNNNNNNNNNNNNNNNNNNNNNNNNNNNNNNNNNNNNNNNNNNNNNNNNNNNNNNNNNNNNNNNNNNNNNNNNNNNNNNNNNNNNNNNNNNNNNNNNNNNNNNNNNNNNNNNNNNNNNNNNNNNNNNNNNNNNNNNNNNNNNNNNNNNNNNNNNNNNNNNNNNNNNNNNNNNNNNNNNNNNNNNNNNNNNNNNNNNNNNNNNNNNNNNNNNNNNNNNNNNNNNNNNNNNNNNNNNNNNNNNNNNNNNNNNNNNNNNNNNNNNNNNNNNNNNNNNNNNNNNNNNNNNNNNNNNNNNNNNNNNNN of the Capsicum annuum cultivar UCD-10X-F1 chromosome 11, UCD10Xv1.1, whole genome shotgun sequence genome contains:
- the LOC107848286 gene encoding histone H2A, with amino-acid sequence MESTGKSKKGAAGRSRGGPKKKPVSRSVKAGLQFPVGRIGRFLKKGRYAHRVGSGAPVYLAAVLEYLAAEVLELAGNAARDNKKTRIIPRHLLLAVRNDEELGKLLAGVTIAHGGVLPNINPVLLPKKTGTAEKAPKSPSKVPKSPKKA